One region of Cryptosporangium phraense genomic DNA includes:
- a CDS encoding roadblock/LC7 domain-containing protein, whose translation MSSLSHDAQNLNWLVANFANRVPGIAHAVAVSADGLLLAVSDGLPRDRADQLAAIASGLVSLTQGAALCFEGGNVSQTVVEMDTGFLLVMSISDGSSLAVLASRACDIGQVGYEMALLVERVGQVLTPALRSELHASLPR comes from the coding sequence GTGAGCTCGCTGAGCCACGATGCCCAGAACCTCAACTGGCTGGTGGCGAACTTCGCCAACCGAGTCCCCGGCATCGCACACGCCGTGGCGGTGTCGGCCGACGGACTGCTGTTGGCGGTCTCCGACGGACTCCCGCGTGACCGGGCCGACCAGCTCGCCGCGATCGCGTCGGGTCTGGTGAGCCTCACCCAGGGTGCTGCTCTCTGCTTCGAGGGCGGGAACGTCAGTCAGACGGTGGTCGAGATGGACACCGGCTTCCTGCTGGTGATGTCCATCAGCGACGGCTCGTCGCTGGCCGTGCTCGCGTCGCGGGCGTGTGACATCGGTCAGGTCGGGTACGAGATGGCTCTGCTGGTGGAGCGCGTGGGACAGGTGCTCACTCCTGCTCTGCGATCCGAGCTCCACGCTTCTCTGCCCCGCTGA
- a CDS encoding aspartate kinase, whose translation MGLVVQKYGGSSVADAERIKRVAERIVATRKAGSDVVVVVSAMGDTTDELLDLAGQVAPVPPGRELDMLLTAGERISMALLAMAIHSLGYEARSFTGSQAGVLTTARHGAARIIDVTPGRIQGAVDEGAIAIVAGFQGVSQDTKDITTLGRGGSDTTAVALAAALKADVCEIYTDVDGVYTADPRIVKNAKKLETVVYEEMLELAACGAKILHLRSVEYARRYDIPIHVRSSYSNKPGTIVAGSMEDPSVEQAIISGVAHDRSEAKITVVGVPDKPGVAASILRTVADAEINIDMVVQNISAAATARTDISFTLPKSDGPTAMAALQKAQPAIGFDRLIFDEHIGKVSVVGAGMRSHPGVIAGFCEALAKVGVNIEIISTSEIRISAVCRDTDLDAAVRAVHEAFDLGTDEEATVYAGSGR comes from the coding sequence GTGGGACTCGTCGTACAGAAGTACGGCGGCTCCTCGGTCGCCGACGCTGAGCGGATCAAGCGGGTCGCGGAGCGAATCGTCGCCACCCGGAAAGCCGGCAGCGACGTGGTCGTCGTGGTCTCCGCGATGGGCGACACCACCGACGAGTTGCTCGACCTGGCCGGTCAGGTTGCACCGGTCCCCCCGGGTCGCGAGCTCGACATGCTGCTGACCGCGGGCGAGCGCATCTCGATGGCGCTGCTCGCGATGGCGATCCACTCACTCGGGTACGAGGCCCGCTCGTTCACCGGCTCGCAGGCCGGTGTGCTCACCACCGCCCGGCACGGCGCCGCGCGCATCATCGACGTCACGCCCGGCCGCATCCAGGGCGCGGTCGACGAGGGTGCGATCGCCATCGTCGCCGGCTTCCAGGGCGTCTCCCAGGACACCAAAGACATCACGACGCTCGGCCGCGGCGGTTCGGACACCACCGCGGTGGCGCTCGCCGCCGCGCTCAAGGCCGACGTGTGCGAGATCTACACGGACGTGGACGGCGTCTACACCGCGGACCCGCGGATCGTGAAGAACGCCAAGAAGCTCGAGACGGTCGTGTACGAGGAGATGCTGGAGCTCGCCGCCTGCGGCGCGAAGATCCTGCACCTCCGGTCGGTGGAGTACGCCAGGCGCTACGACATTCCGATTCACGTCCGCTCGTCGTATTCGAACAAGCCCGGCACGATCGTGGCCGGGTCGATGGAGGACCCTTCCGTGGAGCAGGCGATCATCTCCGGCGTCGCGCACGACCGGAGCGAAGCGAAGATCACCGTCGTCGGCGTGCCCGACAAGCCCGGTGTGGCCGCGTCGATCCTGCGCACGGTCGCCGACGCCGAGATCAACATCGACATGGTGGTGCAGAACATCTCGGCCGCCGCGACCGCGCGCACCGACATCTCGTTCACGCTGCCCAAGTCCGACGGCCCGACCGCGATGGCCGCGCTGCAGAAGGCCCAGCCCGCGATCGGCTTCGACCGGCTCATCTTCGACGAGCACATCGGCAAGGTCTCGGTCGTCGGTGCCGGCATGCGGTCGCACCCGGGCGTCATCGCCGGCTTCTGTGAGGCGTTGGCCAAGGTCGGCGTCAACATCGAGATCATTTCGACGTCGGAGATCCGGATCTCCGCCGTCTGCCGGGACACCGATCTGGACGCCGCGGTCCGCGCCGTGCACGAGGCGTTCGACCTCGGCACCGACGAAGAGGCCACGGTTTACGCCGGGAGTGGACGATGA
- a CDS encoding sensor histidine kinase translates to MPTSLKGLRPAATSEGPARRVPNAGMPSEDRNNSGHEQVGRPLTRSQRFLGNAPIRVKVVLITLVPLMAMFLFAGVLTYIVTDEAQSAQQIQQLARLGSESSKLVNDLQLERQAAAEYAANPGKDKNHPQLRRFIQRGTQTEATLREFLAEANRLDADTKAPIQNDLQSVTRGSQTLVNGRTNLMDGARDQGVSVNAAASKYEGLINDLLHLSDSLARSADDRNLSDQLRAVASYAHYKESVGNEQIVVLSVLVDGQKRFTNDTLRSDLRAVADQESFLEQFRNTATPDQLTIRNETVSQEQQYRTLSNRVGKTSIGQQVNVTDTAWISTSNQADVVLRGVEEKLNGSAVQSAADFRDDAIRKTIIVITVALAALVVALLVSLAVARSMVRPLVRLRSSALEVAYQSLPEVVRKLQDADQQTAAQAAVETRARTLDIRSGDEIGQVAQAFNAVHLEAVRVASEQAQLRQSVSTMFVNLSRRSQLLVDRLIRLIDGLEQGERDPDRLSELFKLDHLATRMRRNDENLLVLAGADAGRRWTRPAPLVDVLRAATAEVEQYTRVKLGSIDDTVEISAAAVNDLVHLVAEILENATSFSSPRTDVVVDSRRVGDHVVIEIEDQGIGMSREQLAEFNERLAKPPVFDIAVSRMMGLFVVGRLASRHGVKVMLRDASGGGVLAIVTLPAGILHGDQPIVSALPPASAEAEDADGRPVERVASERIDQPSWGEGQPGQPALPAANAPYAPTGSFGAPAPGQPPFGGAPTAPIPNLPAAPPFGQPAPQPFAPAASAENTEQPGDQWRPLNALPFGGVRQNTGEHEVQRENTGGFQQPSARDLFGPVTPEPLPRRDERDDSGAFPFAHTTPTPAQPPFTAPGGNGGSEQPDPSWSEPTRPVPIIRDPAAAAATGTHSILGDLRPEPAPAEAREPDLTWGNTGNITGSLSPRPQDEQRLSPRPQDEQRLSPRPQEEQQGPGRPSPLPVRDPFGTREQIPQQQARPEQPAAQTPPAPAPAPAPQAPAPQAPAAEVPQQPQNGSRGGSAADAMAALRREASAERSSTTGAQKIFRAGPSDPPNSDPTIEMPLPIFDAIESEWFRTRTTAAPQRNGSNGSWSPPRVPEAPGAARRADDSEAEAPDDDASRLTGGSLADAPVSPAVGGDTAFPQSATAAWSRPRPVGSNGSNGSTPDEPDASEAPDLGQGEPVGVGASRQPATAAWESPADAGWRAAQAAAESAPSSTTKSGLPKRVPMAHFVPGRVETAAKKPSRPASHRSPEAVRGVLSSYRSGLEQGRNAGRPSRTGTTLAGSPETQEEM, encoded by the coding sequence GTGCCCACGTCCCTCAAGGGCTTACGTCCGGCCGCAACCTCAGAGGGGCCGGCCAGGCGGGTCCCGAACGCCGGAATGCCCTCCGAGGACCGGAACAACTCCGGGCATGAGCAGGTCGGACGGCCACTCACCCGGAGTCAACGCTTCCTCGGTAACGCCCCGATCCGGGTCAAAGTTGTTCTGATCACGCTCGTCCCGCTGATGGCGATGTTCCTCTTCGCCGGCGTGCTCACGTACATCGTGACGGACGAGGCCCAGTCTGCCCAGCAGATACAACAGCTGGCCCGGCTCGGCAGCGAATCCTCGAAGCTGGTGAACGACCTCCAGCTCGAGCGACAGGCCGCCGCCGAGTACGCCGCCAACCCGGGTAAGGACAAGAACCACCCGCAGCTGCGCCGGTTCATCCAGCGGGGCACGCAGACCGAGGCCACGCTGCGCGAGTTCCTCGCCGAGGCCAACCGGCTCGACGCCGACACCAAGGCGCCGATCCAGAACGACCTGCAGAGCGTCACCCGCGGGTCGCAGACGCTGGTCAACGGCCGCACCAACCTGATGGACGGCGCGCGCGACCAGGGCGTCAGCGTCAACGCGGCGGCCAGCAAGTACGAGGGCCTGATCAACGACCTGCTGCACCTGTCCGACAGCCTGGCCCGCTCCGCGGACGACCGGAACCTGTCCGACCAGCTGCGCGCGGTGGCGTCCTACGCGCACTACAAGGAGTCGGTCGGCAACGAGCAGATCGTCGTCCTGTCGGTGCTGGTCGACGGGCAGAAGCGGTTCACCAACGACACGCTCCGCAGCGACCTGCGCGCGGTGGCCGACCAGGAGAGCTTCCTCGAGCAGTTCCGCAACACCGCGACGCCGGACCAGCTGACCATCCGCAACGAGACGGTCAGCCAGGAACAGCAGTACCGGACGCTGAGCAACCGGGTCGGCAAGACGTCGATCGGTCAGCAGGTGAACGTCACCGACACGGCCTGGATCAGCACCAGCAACCAGGCCGACGTGGTCCTCCGCGGTGTCGAAGAGAAGCTGAACGGCTCCGCGGTCCAGTCTGCCGCCGACTTCCGCGACGACGCGATCCGCAAGACGATCATCGTCATCACGGTCGCGCTGGCCGCTCTGGTCGTCGCGCTGCTGGTCTCGCTGGCCGTCGCCCGGTCGATGGTCCGCCCGCTCGTCCGCCTGCGTTCGAGCGCGCTCGAGGTCGCCTACCAGTCGCTGCCCGAGGTCGTCCGCAAGCTGCAGGACGCCGACCAGCAGACGGCCGCCCAGGCCGCGGTGGAGACCAGGGCCCGAACCCTCGACATCCGCTCCGGCGACGAGATCGGCCAGGTGGCCCAGGCGTTCAACGCGGTCCACCTGGAAGCGGTCCGGGTCGCGTCCGAGCAGGCGCAGCTGCGGCAGAGCGTCTCGACGATGTTCGTCAACCTCTCCCGCCGCTCGCAGCTCCTGGTCGACCGGCTGATCCGCCTGATCGACGGTCTGGAGCAGGGCGAGCGCGACCCCGACCGGCTGTCCGAGCTGTTCAAGCTCGACCACCTGGCCACCCGAATGCGGCGGAACGACGAGAACCTCCTGGTCCTCGCCGGTGCCGACGCCGGCCGCCGGTGGACCCGCCCGGCCCCGCTGGTCGACGTCCTCCGGGCCGCGACCGCCGAGGTGGAGCAGTACACCCGGGTCAAGCTCGGTTCGATCGACGACACCGTGGAGATCTCCGCGGCGGCCGTGAACGACCTCGTCCACCTGGTCGCGGAGATCCTGGAGAACGCCACCTCGTTCTCCTCCCCCCGCACCGACGTCGTCGTGGACTCCCGCCGGGTCGGCGACCACGTGGTCATCGAGATCGAGGACCAGGGCATCGGCATGAGCCGCGAGCAGCTCGCGGAGTTCAACGAGCGCCTGGCCAAGCCGCCGGTCTTCGACATCGCGGTCTCCCGCATGATGGGTCTGTTCGTGGTCGGCCGGCTGGCCTCCCGCCACGGCGTCAAGGTCATGCTGCGGGACGCGTCCGGCGGCGGTGTGCTGGCGATCGTGACGCTCCCGGCCGGCATCCTCCACGGCGACCAGCCGATCGTCAGCGCTCTTCCGCCGGCTTCGGCCGAGGCCGAGGACGCCGACGGACGTCCGGTCGAGCGGGTCGCGTCCGAGCGGATCGACCAGCCGTCCTGGGGCGAGGGTCAGCCGGGCCAGCCCGCGCTGCCCGCCGCCAACGCGCCCTACGCGCCGACCGGTTCGTTCGGTGCTCCGGCGCCGGGCCAGCCACCGTTCGGTGGGGCGCCGACGGCTCCGATCCCGAACCTCCCGGCCGCGCCGCCGTTCGGTCAGCCCGCTCCGCAGCCGTTCGCTCCGGCGGCGTCCGCGGAGAACACCGAGCAGCCGGGCGACCAGTGGCGTCCGCTGAACGCGCTGCCGTTCGGTGGCGTCCGCCAGAACACCGGCGAGCACGAGGTGCAGCGCGAGAACACCGGCGGCTTCCAGCAGCCGAGCGCTCGCGACCTGTTCGGCCCGGTGACGCCGGAGCCGCTGCCGCGTCGCGACGAGCGCGACGACAGCGGGGCGTTCCCGTTCGCGCACACGACGCCGACGCCGGCCCAGCCGCCGTTCACCGCCCCGGGTGGTAACGGCGGCAGCGAGCAGCCCGACCCGAGCTGGTCCGAGCCGACCCGTCCGGTGCCGATCATCCGCGACCCGGCCGCCGCCGCGGCGACCGGAACGCACAGCATCCTCGGCGACCTGCGGCCCGAGCCCGCTCCGGCCGAGGCCCGCGAGCCCGACCTGACCTGGGGCAACACCGGCAACATCACCGGCAGCCTCAGCCCGCGGCCGCAGGACGAGCAGCGCCTCAGCCCGCGCCCGCAGGACGAGCAGCGCCTCAGCCCGCGCCCGCAGGAGGAGCAGCAGGGTCCGGGACGGCCGTCGCCGCTCCCGGTCCGGGACCCGTTCGGCACCCGCGAACAGATCCCGCAGCAGCAGGCCCGCCCCGAGCAGCCCGCCGCCCAGACCCCGCCCGCCCCGGCCCCGGCACCTGCTCCGCAGGCACCGGCTCCGCAGGCACCGGCCGCCGAGGTCCCGCAGCAGCCGCAGAACGGCAGCCGCGGCGGCTCGGCCGCGGACGCGATGGCCGCACTGCGGCGGGAAGCGTCCGCGGAGCGCTCGAGCACGACCGGCGCCCAGAAGATCTTCCGCGCCGGCCCGTCGGACCCGCCGAACTCGGACCCGACGATCGAGATGCCGCTGCCGATCTTCGACGCGATCGAGTCGGAGTGGTTCCGCACCCGCACCACCGCGGCCCCGCAGCGCAACGGCAGCAACGGCTCCTGGTCGCCGCCGCGGGTTCCGGAGGCGCCCGGCGCCGCCCGCCGCGCCGACGACAGCGAGGCCGAGGCGCCGGACGACGACGCCAGCCGCCTCACCGGCGGTTCGCTCGCGGACGCTCCGGTGTCCCCGGCGGTCGGCGGCGACACAGCCTTCCCGCAGAGCGCGACCGCGGCCTGGAGCCGTCCGCGTCCCGTCGGAAGTAACGGCAGTAACGGCAGTACCCCGGACGAGCCGGACGCCTCCGAGGCGCCCGACCTCGGGCAGGGGGAGCCGGTCGGAGTCGGCGCCTCGCGGCAGCCGGCGACGGCCGCATGGGAGTCGCCGGCGGACGCCGGATGGCGCGCCGCCCAGGCGGCCGCCGAATCTGCTCCCAGCAGCACCACCAAGTCGGGTCTACCGAAGCGTGTTCCGATGGCACACTTCGTTCCAGGCCGTGTGGAGACGGCGGCGAAGAAGCCTTCTCGCCCGGCGTCCCACCGGTCTCCCGAGGCGGTGCGGGGCGTTCTGTCCAGCTACCGCAGCGGTCTCGAGCAAGGGCGGAACGCCGGGCGCCCGTCCCGGACCGGTACGACCCTTGCCGGCTCACCTGAAACGCAGGAGGAGATGTGA